One window of Phycisphaeraceae bacterium genomic DNA carries:
- a CDS encoding HSP90 family protein, with the protein MSQRFQVDLRGIIDLLAHHLYESPEVFIRELVQNGADAITARRALEPEHRGTVRIELHRSEDTPATLIIEDDGIGLTPDEMHAFMSTIGASTKRDQIEEVGRGDFIGRFGIGLLSCFMVSDEIVAISRSARPGSPAVEWRGHADGRYEVRELDASSITVGTRIYVKANEQGEYYFDHERIDELAKRYCEMLPIRVQVVLGGDERDVNREWTPWDECTGETVSIDHDRAVDLCQDALGFRPIGIIPIRTTAGGVSGHAFIKPESGHPSDSSGHRVYLRRMFLSEQAHGLVPRWAFFVKCIFNAESLNPTASRESLYHDEQLSQASEEIGAQLRAALVRMAREDPEQLEAVLAVHDTALRALAREDDEFFDLIADFLSFETTFGTMQFGRFRQENEIVRVSPTSDQFQRIRDVAAGEGICVFNGGYTHHEELLKKAASTFGQLALQSFDSIDLIASLAEPVDTHTFRTLAERASHAIADFGCDAIVREFAPPEIPALYGLASDEAFKRSIERAKNLSSPFWVQALQAVEETVASTRPVLCLNARHPVIRRLAATASDEILREVVRLLYVQSLISGSHPLSTVESGALADGLLALIGRAISGSESL; encoded by the coding sequence GTGTCTCAGCGCTTTCAAGTAGATTTACGCGGCATCATCGATCTCCTCGCGCACCACTTGTACGAATCACCCGAGGTGTTCATACGAGAGCTGGTGCAGAACGGGGCCGATGCGATCACCGCGCGCCGCGCGCTGGAACCCGAGCACCGCGGAACGGTCCGTATCGAGCTGCACCGTTCGGAGGACACCCCTGCCACGCTCATCATTGAAGACGACGGCATCGGCCTGACACCCGACGAGATGCACGCGTTCATGTCGACCATCGGAGCATCAACCAAGCGTGACCAGATCGAAGAAGTCGGACGGGGCGACTTCATCGGACGCTTCGGAATCGGGTTGCTCTCGTGCTTCATGGTGAGCGACGAGATCGTGGCCATCTCGCGCTCCGCCCGGCCGGGGAGCCCGGCGGTCGAGTGGCGCGGGCACGCCGACGGCCGCTACGAGGTCCGGGAGCTTGATGCCAGCAGTATCACCGTGGGAACCCGGATCTATGTGAAGGCCAACGAGCAGGGCGAGTACTACTTCGATCACGAGAGGATCGACGAGCTCGCCAAGCGATACTGCGAGATGCTCCCGATCAGGGTCCAAGTCGTTCTCGGCGGTGATGAGCGAGACGTGAATCGCGAGTGGACCCCGTGGGATGAATGCACCGGCGAGACGGTCTCGATCGATCACGATCGCGCCGTGGATCTCTGCCAGGACGCTCTCGGCTTCCGACCGATCGGCATCATCCCTATCCGAACAACAGCAGGAGGAGTCTCTGGACACGCGTTCATCAAGCCCGAGAGCGGTCACCCCAGCGATTCCAGCGGGCATCGAGTGTATCTGCGCCGTATGTTCCTCTCGGAACAAGCCCATGGTCTCGTGCCGCGATGGGCCTTTTTCGTCAAGTGCATCTTCAATGCCGAGTCCCTGAATCCCACGGCGTCGCGCGAGTCGCTCTACCACGACGAGCAACTCTCGCAGGCCTCCGAGGAGATCGGTGCGCAGCTCCGCGCCGCACTGGTCCGAATGGCTCGCGAGGATCCCGAGCAACTCGAAGCCGTCCTCGCCGTGCATGACACCGCCCTCCGGGCTCTCGCACGAGAGGACGACGAGTTCTTCGACCTAATCGCCGACTTCCTCTCATTCGAAACCACCTTCGGCACCATGCAGTTCGGCCGATTTCGCCAAGAGAACGAGATCGTTCGCGTATCGCCGACGTCCGATCAGTTCCAACGTATCCGCGATGTCGCTGCGGGCGAGGGAATCTGCGTCTTCAATGGGGGTTATACACATCACGAGGAACTGCTCAAGAAGGCGGCCTCGACCTTCGGCCAGCTCGCTCTGCAGTCCTTTGACTCCATAGACCTCATCGCTTCGCTCGCCGAGCCCGTCGACACGCACACGTTCCGGACCTTGGCCGAGCGCGCGTCACACGCGATCGCCGATTTCGGATGCGACGCGATCGTGCGTGAATTCGCTCCACCGGAGATCCCCGCCCTGTACGGGCTGGCAAGCGACGAGGCGTTCAAACGCTCCATAGAGCGAGCGAAGAATCTCTCCTCACCATTCTGGGTGCAAGCCCTACAGGCCGTGGAAGAGACCGTCGCGTCCACGCGTCCGGTGCTGTGCCTGAACGCCCGCCACCCCGTCATCCGACGACTGGCCGCAACCGCCAGCGACGAGATCCTCCGCGAAGTCGTCCGTCTTCTCTACGTGCAGTCCCTCATCAGCGGCTCTCATCCGCTCTCCACCGTCGAGTCTGGCGCACTCGCCGACGGGCTCCTCGCGCTGATCGGTCGTGCAATCTCCGGCTCGGAGTCGCTATGA